In a genomic window of Diadema setosum chromosome 3, eeDiaSeto1, whole genome shotgun sequence:
- the LOC140246711 gene encoding uncharacterized protein: MTTTTTTTLRQTDFQPSKFTGDRLDCDECTAHMLSFEDYLDAHDIDQSKNDNLPTILKTFKRTLAGQARLWIDSITPKTYDDLKTSFRRRFSPAKSSYARVTDFNTMTMTDGESAETFLQRLRQTATHIDYGETQIRDRLLNSLTPDCRAAVLMSAPTTTQTSDQIAAKAQLFLDLRKDTTQTTHKEVTFATQGDLDRLTEEISSLKLTRHDDKVNPDNRYSRHSRPPTPHRSTSHTRSTSRDRPRDTSRGRDTHRHDRTYRTDRSNSRGRDRQPRPKCYHCGIAGHMWRQCRKRLRDLEYASRQYHPQSRQYGPPGHDYHYPTPPPPHFNQQQQQQQNLHAGQYYTGPQNQGFQ, encoded by the coding sequence ATGACTACCACCACCACGACCACACTTAGACAAACTGACTTCCAACCGTCCAAATTTACCGGTGACCGACTTGACTGTGACGAGTGCACAGCGCACATGCTGTCATTCGAAGACTACTTAGACGCACATGATATTGACCAGTCCAAAAATGACAATTTACCGACCATACTTAAAACATTTAAACGGACGTTAGCCGGACAGGCGCGACTATGGATCGACAGTATTACCCCAAAGACATACGATGACCTAAAGACCAGTTTCAGACGTCGATTTAGTCCTGCTAAGTCGTCATATGCTAGGGTGACCGACTTCAATACGATGACAATGACCGACGGGGAAAGTGCAGAAACTTTCCTGCAAAGACTCCGACAGACCGCAACCCATATTGACTATGGGGAGACTCAAATTAGGGATAGACTACTTAACTCACTGACCCCCGACTGCCGTGCCGCCGTTCTCATGTCGGCACCGACCACAACTCAGACTTCGGACCAAATAGCTGCAAAAGCGCAGCTATTTCTGGACTTGCGTAAGGACACGACCCAGACTACACATAAAGAAGTCACATTTGCGACTCAAGGTGACTTAGACAGACTGACTGAGGAAATATCCTCATTAAAATTGACAAGACATGACGACAAAGTGAACCCTGACAATAGATATAGCCGACATTCCCGTCCCCCAACCCCCCACCGCAGCACTAGTCATACCCGTAGCACTAGTCGTGACAGACCCCGTGACACAAGTCGTGGACGTGACACTCACAGACACGATAGAACCTACCGCACTGACCGGAGTAACAGCCGCGGACGTGACCGACAACCCCGTCCAAAATGCTACCACTGTGGCATTGCCGGTCACATGTGGCGGCAATGTAGGAAACGACTTCGAGACTTAGAATACGCCAGTAGACAGTACCATCCCCAATCACGCCAATACGGCCCACCAGGACATGATTACCATTACCCCACCCCACCACCACCCCACTttaaccaacaacaacaacaacaacaaaacttacaTGCGGGACAATACTATACCGGACCACAAAATCAGGGTTTTCAGTAA